Genomic window (Oncorhynchus masou masou isolate Uvic2021 chromosome 9, UVic_Omas_1.1, whole genome shotgun sequence):
ttaACAACAGGttgagggtgttctgtctatataacaacaggctgagggtgttctgtctatataacaacaggctgaggggatGTTCTGTCTATTAACAACAGGctaggggtgttctgtctgtctaacaggctgaggggtgttctgtctgtctaacaacaggttGAGGGGTTtgtgtctatataacaacaggctgaggggtgttctgttaataacaacaggctgaggggtgttctgtctatataacaacaggctgaggggtgttctgtcatAAACAACAGGCTGAAAACTGTCTAATAACAACAGGCTGAATTaaatataacaacaggctgagggggcagttctgtctgtctaacaacaggctgaggggtgttctgtctatataacaacaggctgaggggctgtctgtctaacaggctgaggggtgttctgtctatataacaacaaaaggggtgttctgtctgtctaacaacaggctgaggggtgttctgtctgtctaacaacaggcagAGTTCTGTCTagtaacaacaggctgagggctgTTCTGAGCTAGTATATGTCTTTTACAAACAGCAGACAGCTGGACTGGAGTCAGCCGATCAATAGACAAGCAAACAGGGAGAAACGGTGAATGTATTTACACTGCAGGCTGACTCAAGAGAGCGGGGGTTGCAGAGAGGAACTGGTGTAGGGAGATGAACAAGAGAGTGCCTTGTTCCTAATATTGGCCCCTTGAacttttcttaactgactttttaAACAAAATTAATAATTTTGCAaagccaatttttcagtttttgatttgttaaaaaaacttgaaatatccaataaatgtcgtctacttcatgattgtgtcccacttgttgttgattcttcacaaaaaaatacagttttatatctttatgtttgaaacctgatcAGGCAAAGGTTcgaaaagttcaagggggccgaataatttcAGAAGGCACTGTTCGTACAGGATGAGAAAACAAGGTTAATTCTAAATTAGCAAAACCACAACTAGAATTTCaacatgatttttcaacaccgattaGGAGGACCAAAAAGCcgataaaaatttaaaaaaaaaattttttttatttgtaataatcacaattacaacaatactgaattaacacttattttaaacttaatataaaacatcaataaaatcaatttagcctcaaataaataatgaaacatgttcaatttggtttaaataatgcaaaaacaaagtgttggagaagaaagtagacTGCAATATGGCCATGTAAGAAAgcaacgtttcagttccttgctcagaacatatgaaagctggtggttcctgtaacatgagacttcaatacaAGGTAAGAGGTTTTGGCATTGAGTTAATaaatttataggactatttctcctATACCATTTAGTATTTGgctaacctttgactattggatgttcttataggctcTAGCccattgccagtgtaacagtatagctggGGTCCCTCCTCGCCCCTACCAAGACTCGACAAACACATCGACAAACACCAAAGCATCATGACCTACAGACAAAGAATGAACCTTCAGCgtaaggggaataactactccaaatctaaaaggagtgatgtttgaaacagtaagcgcacacccagctaactagctagccatttcacattggttacaccatgaggctgataggcttgaagtcataaacagcgttgTGCTTGTGAAGAGCTTGGCAAAACTTGAAAGTGCTTGGAAATGAATGATTAACCTGCTGAGCAGAGTCAGAATGCTCTATCAAATCCCTACACTAATTATCACAAATAACACAGAAAcctacgagcctttggtcattacaTATGATCGAACCCAAAcgataatttcgaaaacaaaacgtttattatttcagtgaaatgaACAGGATTTTAAGAGTGGCATCCCTaaatctaaatattcctgttacattgcacaaccttcaatataTGTCATACATTAGAGTAAAAGCTTGCAAATTAGTTCAATGAGCCAGGAGGCCCAAAATtaatataccctgactctgcgtgcaatgaacaagAGAAATGAGCAATTTCACCTAGtttatattgcctgctaaactggatcagTAGTTATAACTAGGGATTATgattgatatttttttataagatacgtttaatgtaCAGACTCCCAGCTATCTAACTTGGCTTCTAATTCCACAGACAGGCTCATCAAAGTGCAGGTTAGAGCTTGTGTTAACTGTGTGGTTGCCACAAAATGagctgaaactgagctgcacttccttcTGCCTCCTGCCCAATGTTAACCCATATTCTAGACAGTCATTGATTTAGATTAACTGATCCACCtttcaaataaaatataaaacaattttttttttaaactctcatatctactgggtgaaattccacatgTGCCATCAAAGACAAGATTTCAATGTTGCCACGAttaaagggcaaccagtgaaacaCAATtgtacaacccatatctatgcttatttattttatcttgtgccTTTCAAATTTGACCCTGTAAAaacagagtaagagagagagagagattgtaaatacaactatattttatatataatatgacatttgtcttTACCCTGtatgtgatgtctactgttaatttttattgtttaccttacttgctttggcaatgttaacacatgtttcccatgccaataaagccccttgaattgaattgaattgaattgagagagagagagagagagaccctgtaGAGAGCAGAAAGGAGGAAGCAGAATTGACACAGTGTCTAGTTAATTTCATTACACTGTGACAGGTGCTGCTACAGTAACTTGTCAGTTTCACCGTGTCACAGAGATGGCCTGTCTTTtcagggtcagagagagggagtcggCTGATTACACTGGCCCAGATAGATCACCAGATCAAATCTGCAGTACATTAATCATGGCAGAATAGGAGCAACACGCTAACTGACAGTATAGATGAGTGTTCCTGTATGCATGTATCTGCAACACCGCTTCTGTTGGTGACCTAGTATTTTAAATAATCTGTCCATGTAATATCATAATAACTGCCAAGAATGACTGATATTCGAATCAATTCAAAACAAACTTTATtcgtcacatgcaccgaatactctttctcggcccctctctctcctctttccctctctctcctctttcactctctctcctctcaccctctctctcccccctctctcttcccctctctctccactttccctcactctcctcttcccttctctctcctctttccctctctctcctctttccctctctctcctctcacccctctccccctctctccccctttctttctctccccctctctctcctcttccccctctcttcccctctctctccgctttCCCTCactgtcctctttccctctctctcctcttcccctctctctcctcttccccccctctcttcccctccctctccgctttccctcattctcctcttcctctctctcgcatcttcccctctctctctcctctttccctctttcttcccctctcagAATTATATTGAAAGGATGGTGATATGCACTGGATTGaactgtttacacacacacacacacaccagccgtGGTCTGTTATTTGCTCTATTTTAAGCGGCCAGCTCCATGTGTCTGGTGTCATTGACCTCACAGCCCAGGAAGTTAAATAGGAGTTGCTATGGTTACACGGAATGTAGAAAAAATTATCCTGTCCCGTGACTCTGTGCCCAGTAAGAGAACcttaacccccccctcccccacacacacacttgagctGTGCTTGAGCTGCTGGTCCAAAAGGAAGGAAACCGGGTCTCTCATTATGACTTATGGTAACTCCTGTCATCTAACGTCATGTCATTCCCATGACCATCTAACGTCATGTCATTCCCATGACCATCTAACGTCATGTCATTCCCATGACCATCTAACGTCATGTCATTCCCATGACCATCTAACGTCATGTCATTCCCATGACCATCTAACGTCATGTCATTCCCATGACCATCTAACGTCATGTCATTCCCATGACCGTCTAACGTCATGTCATTCCCATGACCGTCTAACGTCATTCCCATGACCATCTAATGTCATGTCATTCCCATGACCATCTAACGTCATGTCATTCCCATGACCATCTAATGTCATGTCATTCCCATGACCATCTAATGTCATGTCATTCCCATGACCATCTAACGTCATTCCCATGACCATCTAATGTCATGTCATTCTCATGACCATCTAACGTCATGTCATTCCCATGACCATCTAACGTCATTCCCATGACCATCTAACGTCATTCCCATGACCATCTAACGTCATGTCATTCCCATGACCATCTAACGTCATGTCATTCCCATGACCGTCTAACGTCATTCCCATGACCATCTAATGTCATGTCATTCCCATGACCATCTAATGTCATGTCATGCCATTGACCAGCTAACGTCATGTCATTCCCATGACCATCTAACGTCATTCCCATGACCATCTAACGTCATGTCATTCCCATGACCATCTAACGTCATTCCCATGACCATCTAACGTCATGTCATTCCCATGACCATCTAACGTCATGTTATTCCCATGACCATCTAACGTCATGTCATTCCCATGACCATCTTGGATTGATGATGTACCTTCTGTTGACCTATCTGTGGCCGCTGCCTGTTCTCCACTTCATGTGGCAGTTGACGGACTGGCACACACCTGAAAGAGGAGGTAGGAGAAGTGCATTTGTGAGAAACTGGAAAGTGTGGAAGCACGTTAGGGACGACTTCCCAATGAAGTTAGTGAAAACAGCGGAGTTGAACCCAAACAGAAACTACATTTTAGGGTGTCACCCTCATGGGGTGTTCATTATCGGAGCCTTTGCCTCGTTTAGCACCGAGGCCTGTGGATTTATGGACCTCTTTTCTGGGGTGCGCTCCTGCCTCTGCATCCCGGGGGGCCTCTTCAAGATACCCCTCTACAGGGAATATGCCATGGCCACAGGTTGTTGTCCAGTCAGCAAGCCCAGTCTCAAACACCTTCTGTCTCATAGTGGACAAGGCAATGCGGTGGTGATTGTGATAGGGGGCGCTGCTGAGTCACTGTTGAGCCTGCCTGGGGTCAACACTGTGGTTATGAAACAGAGGAAAGGCTTCGTCCAGGTGGCCCTGGAGTTTGTGGCTAACCTGGTGCCCGTTTACTCGTATGGGGAGAACAATATGTTCCACCAGGTGATATTGTCAGAAGGGAGTGTGGGCTGGAGGTTACAGCAACTCTTTAAGAAGGTTATGAGCTTTTCCCCATGTCTGTTTGTAGGTGAACGCCGGTTCTGGTTGTCTTACCACTGCCCGGTCACCACTGTAGTGGGTAGTCCTATCCCAGTGCCAAAAAGGCCTTCTCCCACTCAGGAGGAGGTGGACCACTATCATGGCCTATACATGGAATCCCTGGCTAAGCTCTTCAATGAACACAAGGCCAGCTGTGGACTGTCAGACAGCCACGAGCCACAGATCGAATAGACCAGTCATTTAGACTGCTCCCACGAGGACAATGTGAATATGATACTGTAGCCTATTCATCTCCATAGTGAGCCTACTTCAATCCACACATTCCCACTAGAGGACCAGATCACAATCATTAATCGCTGGATTACCCAAGATGCCTGGCTAATAGCTATTGACTGTAAGAATCAACACAAATCTCAGGGAATTTGGTCAGATGCTGTTTACGTCTGTTCTTGTGATGTAActtgttttatttgattttaaaGACTACAATGGAACATTGGATGCgctttatattatattatattatatgaatAATATAACCGTATAATCTGAATAGCTCACTCtccaaaaaaaaacaaacagtgaTTGATTGTGTGACTTAGGATTTATCAATAAAATCCTGTCCAATCAGACTTCAATCTGAGGTGATCAGGGAGTTTATCAGGGATCATTCATGTGCAATAACTCTTAACCTTTTTGAACAAGTTGCGCAGTAGAGTAATATATTGAAAGTATGACTTTCTAGTTTTTCAATAAATTTAACTTGGGGTGGGTGAGGGTCAGTTTTGAcccgttttatttatttatttttaataaaattGAACACACTCTGTCTCCCCAACTACCATGACAGTACAACTgaaccacacaaacatacacaccatTTTTAATAGAAAAAAAAAACCATCCTTGTCACCTGATACATcgttaaaataaaatattttaataTAATTTTCTGATCTCACCATTGTTAATTTACAGTTCGCAGCTCTAATTACCTTTGGGTGTCCTAGAtttcctccatctcagtgtgtgtctgagacaatggtgtgtgtgtgtgtgtgtgtgtgtgtgtgtcttagatACCTTAGCCAACCAGTTTAAACCAGTTCCATGCATAGTAACATAATTACTCCAACCATTTGCACAACACAGTAACGCAACGCTGTAAATTCATCAAACACCCCGCACCACCTCAGTAAAGGACCATTTCTTGTTTTTTAGATCCATAATAGTGTCGTTGAGACATCTCACAGTTAGAGGTACTTCTCTAAGTCCTTCACCCTATGACCGGAGCATGTACTCTACACTGGTCTTCTCCGAAGGAGTATATTCTTTCACATCGGGAACGTAGTTGAtatgggggatgtgtgtgtgtgtctgggtgtgtggggtgggtgggtgtgtgtgtctgggtgggtgtgtgtgtgtgtctgggtgggtgggtgttggttggatgtgtgtgttggtgtgccaAGAAGATAAGtgaggtgtgtgcgtgtgagccAGGAGTTGAGTCAAACATAATTAGGACTGGGCTGTGATGACAGAGACAGTCTAACcagttgacctctgacctgcCTGCTGGTTGCACTGAGAGGTAAATGATTTTCAGGCAGAAACAGACTACTGTCTGGGCTTGGGCGGTGTCCGGATTGTCGTACCTTTTATACCGACCGTGTGGCGTACAGTGATATTCAGTAATACCGGCACTGAGCACAAGGGGCGCTGTTTCCAAACCTCACTGTTAGTaatctcaccaccaccaccttggATTCCCCTggggacctgtttaccctgttctactcagccaactccaacttccactctgccagatcgtaatctctgctcattaccgctctgtctctggctcctgtctcctgtttcacATCTCACCATCCAACTAACTTGATCTGGATTTtactcaccaccactaccttggattcccctcaggacctgtttaccctgttctactcaaccaactccaacctcagtctccacatctcaccaccacaACCTTGGATTcccctgtttaccctgttctactcagccaactccaaccccagtctccacatctcaccaccactaccttggattcccctcaggacctgtttaccctgttctactcaaccaactccaacctcagtctccacatctcaccaccactaccttggattcccctcaggacctgtttacACATCTGGATTTTCTGCAACTCATCTGAGCTTCCCCGGATCTGCACTCCATATCTCCC
Coding sequences:
- the LOC135545119 gene encoding 2-acylglycerol O-acyltransferase 3-like — translated: LMMYLLLTYLWPLPVLHFMWQLTDWHTPERGGRRSAFVRNWKVWKHVRDDFPMKLVKTAELNPNRNYILGCHPHGVFIIGAFASFSTEACGFMDLFSGVRSCLCIPGGLFKIPLYREYAMATGCCPVSKPSLKHLLSHSGQGNAVVIVIGGAAESLLSLPGVNTVVMKQRKGFVQVALEFVANLVPVYSYGENNMFHQVILSEGSVGWRLQQLFKKVMSFSPCLFVGERRFWLSYHCPVTTVVGSPIPVPKRPSPTQEEVDHYHGLYMESLAKLFNEHKASCGLSDSHEPQIE